Sequence from the Gadus chalcogrammus isolate NIFS_2021 chromosome 21, NIFS_Gcha_1.0, whole genome shotgun sequence genome:
AACACCTGGATCAACACCTGGATCAACACCTGGATCAACACCTGTGAGTGATTAACCTTCAGGACCGTCGGGGCCCTTTATACTGTTCTGATTTATAATATTCTGCTTATATTCTGATTTAGCACTGTACTGATGAATAAATGTATGGACAGTACTGTTCTGATTAAGTAGTAGTCTGATTTAGTACTGCACTGATTCAGTAATGCACTTATTTAATACTGTAGTGATTTAGAACTTTTCTGATTTAGTTCTGTACTGATGAAGAAATGATAAACTATCATACTGATTTAGTACTATTCTGATTTCATAGTGTTCTGATTAGTACTGATTGAGTACTGATTTAATACCATAGGCCTACTTACCATATTTAATGCTGTACTGATTTATTACAGATTTTTAATATACAGATTTAGAACTGTACTAATTTGGTACTGATTCGAGTACTGTTCTCATTTAGTACTATACTGGTTTATTACTGATCTGATCTGACTGTATTGATTTATTACTGATTTCATGCTACTGAGAGGCACTGAGAGcttatattctattctatgaATGATAGAGATCAGATAAACCGATAGATATCTGTTCTGAGCTGGAGATAGGGGCATGAACATGTTATTAAATGGACAAAGAGAACTGCGTTACTAAAATAAATCAGCTGGAATCTATATGTGGTTTTATTTAGTATCTTTAAACATATTGTTGCTCAACTTTAAAAACTTAGATCGAAATGTAGAAATTCTAAACCGCCATTTTGGTCCCAAATTCAAATGTCATTTTTAGAATCATTGATCGTTGTGGAATCCGTGGTTCCACAACGGAAATGGAAAGTGACTCATGGACTGGAAAGCAGTTTCTAATTTTTTTATGAAGGCAGTTGAAGCGTGAAACAAGCTCTTTGTTTGTCTTCAGCTCTTTCCTCCATCAGGAGCCGTTAATGGCTTTATCACAGCTGTGAGCATGTGTGCTGCTAGCCTCAATAGAGCTCACCATCAACCAAGGGGTTGGCTCATAGAGAACTGAGCGTTAGCCAGGCTGTTAGCATACAGCACGTAACCATAATGACCCAGCTAATGTTTTTATTGCAGGTGTTAGCATTTGTTCTGTTAGCTCCTAGATAGCTGAGCGTTAGCGAGGCTGTTGTGACCTGGCTAATGGTTTTATTGCAGGTGTAAGCATGCCATAGCGGTTGTTGACTCATCATGGACAGCACCAGCACAGCCATCTTCATCACCGTTCAGAAGTTATACTACCCCTTGCTATGCATTCTGGGTATCCCAGGTTGGTTTGACCACTGGCCTTTGTCACAAAATCTTTCTTTTGATCCCATTAATCCAAAATGATGACGTATTTTTCAGCAGTACAAGCTTGTGTTGCTTGTAATGTTATTGTTTGTGCTGTGGTTACAATATCAAAACaactccttccccctctctgtaCTCTAACCCTCTaaactaaccctgaccccttaACCCTCTAACCTCCAaacccctaaccccctaacctccaaacccctaaccccctaacctccaaacccctaaccccctaacctaaccctctaacctccaaccccctaaccccctaacctccaaccccctaaccccctaacctaaccctctaaccctgaCCACCTCAACCTGTAACCAAgaccccctaaccctataacTGTGTTACCctgaccctctgacccctgaccctgaccctctgaccctctgaccctgaccctctgaccctgaccctctgaccctctgacccctgaccctctgacccctgaccctctgACCCTAGCCAACCTGGTCACCTTCTACCTGATCTTGGTGCGGAGGTGTGGCATGTCGGACTCGGCCGTGGTGTACCTGAGCTGCCTAGCGGTGGTGGACTCCCTCTACCTGGTGTGGGTCATCCTGCTGGACCTCACCCTCCACTTCTGGCTGCTGCAGCCCTTCTGGCACTCCTCGCCCTGGTGCGAGGTGCTGACCTTCCTGCAGCACGGCGCCCTCTACAGCTCctcctgggtggtggtggtgttcacCGTCGAGCGCTACGTGGTGCTCAGCAGCACCGCCGCCGTGCGCCACCTGTCCCGCCTCCGCGTCCCCAGGATCACCTGCGTTGCCGTGGTGATGCTGTCCCACCTGGCGTCCGTGCCCATGGCCTGGATCAACGCCCCGACGCCCGTCAACTTCACGGTGGACGGGGCCAACGTCACGCTGCCGCGGTGCCGCTACCGCGACGAGGCGTACTCCACGGCGCTGGTGTGGGTCACCAGCATCCTCTCCGTGGGCGTCCCCGtcgtcctcctcatcatcttcaACTACCTGATCGGGTACCACCTGAGCCGCGCCGGCCGGCTCTTCAGCCGCGAGGAGCAGCGGGTGATGAGCGGCCGGACCACGCGCAGCCTGGTCCGCCGCTCCATCCTGCTGCTCGGCACGGTGTCGGTGGCCTTCGTGGCGCTGAGCCTGCCGCGCTTCGTCACCTACTGCATCCTGCGCACCGTGTACAACAGCCCCGCCTTCGACCGCAACGACTACGCCCTGCCCATCAACGTGGCGGGCGACCTGGCCAACATGCTGCACAACCTCAACTCCACCACCAACTTCCTGCTCTACTGCATGGTCAGCCGCCGCTTCCGCCGGGAGCTGGTGGCGCTGCTGAGCTGCCGGCGGGCCCCGGGGGAGCCCAGCTCCGGGCCGACCAACACCTCCctgggctgggggagggcctaCACCCTCCCCCAGCCCAAGGACCGCCCCCCGGGAGGCCCCTGGGTCGTGGTGCTCACCAACCTCCAGCACAAGCAGGATTAACCCTAACCCGGACAAGAACCAGGCGGACACTAACCTGGACAAGAACCAGGCGGACACTAACCTGGACAAGAACCAGGCGGACACTAACCCGGACAAGAACCAGGCGGACACTAACCTGGACAAGAACCAGGCGGACACTAACCCGGACAAGAACCAGGACTGATACCAACCCCTACAAGAACCAGGACTGATACTAACCCCTACAAGAACCAGGACTGATACCAACCCCTACAAGAACCAGGACTGATACTAACCCCTACAAGAACCAGGACTGATACTAACCCCTACAAGAACCAGGACTGATACTAACCCCTACAAGAACCAGGACTGATACTAACCTCTACAAGAACCAGGACTGATACTAACCCCTACAAGAACCAGGACTGATACTAACCCCTACAAGAACCAGGCGGACACTAACCCCTACAAGAACCAGGACTGATACTAACCCCTACAAGAACCAGGACTGATACTAACCCCTACAAGAACCAGGACTGATACTAACCCCTACAAGAACCAGGACTGATACTAACCCGTACAAGAACCAGGACTGATACTAACCCCTACAAGAACCAGGACTGATACTAACCCCTACAAGAAAAGGACTGATACTAACCCCTACAAGAACCAGGACTGATACTAACCCCTACAAGAACCAGGACTGATACTAACCCCTACAAGAACCAGGACTGATACTAACCCCTAAAAGAACCAGGACTGATACTAACCCCTACAAGAAAAGGACTGATACTAACCCCTACAAGAACCAGGACTGATACTAACCCGTACAAGAACCAGGACTGATACTAACCCCTACAAGAACCAGGACTGATACTAACCCCTACAAGAACCAGGACTGATGCTAACCCGTACAAGAACCAGGACTGATACTAACCCCTACAAGAACCAGGATTAACCCTTGCCCAACAGATTCAGGACTAAACTACCACTAAACCAGAACCTGGATTTAACCAGAACCAGGACTTAGCTACAACTaaaccaggaccaggactaaaCTTGAACTAAACCAGAACTTAATCAGAACCAGGATTTAACCAGGACCAGCATGAGTGCTATTTTTATTCTTCATAAACGCCTGAACACACCTTAATGTGGAGTACTAGTCTAACATTTCTAACCATTTACATCTTTCTTTTGATTCTCATTtgcattatttgtattatttgatccttattattattattagttattattagTTCATTCagtattttaatttaaatagtTTTGTATATGCTTATTACCTGATACAGCTTACTACTGTTATGATTCTGTGACGTCACTGGCAAAGAAaaactgcaaaaaaataaactgaaagctgattggctgactgGGACACCGCACCCCACCTGGTTTGCATAACACCTTTCCTCCAGACGGTCGCTCTGGGAGTGTCCTTCCCGGTAGAGCAGAACAGGTTGGGCAAGACAACCGCAAGGGAGCTGCAAAACGTGACACGGATCTCTTCATTCTGGTCCAGCAGAAGGCTTGACTGAATGGGTCGGAGGGCGGGTTCGGTCCGGTAGTTTGACCAGCGTCCTGATCAGCTGGGTGTGTGTTGATTGGAGGAGATCCAGATACTTGTAGAAGTAAGTGTTTGTGTAGAAGGGGTTCATGGCTCTGTTCCtaacatgttgttgtttttaaagtATATTCCTAGAGGATTGGACGAGCCTTGTAGACATACTATGGAGGGTTTAAAGTGTTTGTTGACATACTATGGAGCGATTCAAGTGTTTTCCCTGTTAATGATTAACTTTACTGTGTTTTCGTTTTCTGGTGCTCAGCCAAAACGTCACGTCCTGCCAGCCAATGGAGCCTTTCAAAGGTAAACCGTCTTCAAACTTGTTGACACTCAAGGTTTCAACACCTCTTCATGCCAATGGTCTCTGTCACTGCTATGTGTTCCCTCTAGGGCTGgtagagggttagggctagtagagggttagggctagtagagggttagggctagtagagggttagggctagtaGAGGGTTAGGACTAGTAGAGGGTTAGACTAgtagagggttagggctagtaGAGGGTTAGGACTAgtagagggttagggctagtagagggttagggttagtagagggttagggctagtagagggttagggttagtagagggttagggctagtaGAGGGTTAGACTAgtagagggttagggctagtaGAGGGTTAGGACTAgtagagggttagggctagtaGAGGGTTAGACTAgtagagggttagggctagtagagggttagggctagtaGAGGGTTAGACTAttagagggttagggctagtaCAGGGTTAGGACTAgtagagggttagggctagtaGAGGGTTAGACTAGTGGAGGCTTAGGGCTAgtagagggttagggctagtaGAGGGTTAGACTAttagagggttagggctagtaCAGGGTTAGGACTAGTAGAGGGTTAGACTAgtagagggttagggctagtaCAGGGTTAGGACTAGTAGAGGGTTAGACTAttagagggttagggctagtaCAGGGTTAGGACTAgtagagggttagggctagtaGAGGGTTAGACTAgtagagggttagggctagtaGAGGGTTAGACTAgtagagggttagggctagtaCAGGGTTAGGACTAGTAGAGGGTTAGACTAttagagggttagggctagtaCAGGGTTAGGACTAgtagagggttagggctagtaGAGGGTTAGACTAgtagagggttagggctagtaGAGGGTTAGACTAgtagagggttagggctagtagagggttagggctagtaCAGGGTTAGGACTAgtagagggttagggctagtaGAGGGTTAGTTAGGGCAGCAGCTGATGGCTCAGGGTCTGTTGTCGTCTCATGTGAGGAGAGGTTATCTAACGGAGCTGGCCTGAGCAGGTTTCTGCCTTCACCGGAGCATCCCCGTGGAGAACGACGAGTCGATGTCGATGGCGTCAGGCCTGGAGGCCGCCTGGCTGCCCTCCTGCCAGCGGTGTAATGATGACGACGCCCCCAGGGCCAGGCCCCGCCTCCCCGGGGACccgcggccccgcccccaggggTCCCAGGTGCACCACAGGGTGCGGGGTCCCCCGAGCTGGGAGGACCAGCATGGGGGTTCATCCAGACTGTGGCCCCAAGAGAGCTCTGTGGAGGAGCCCCGGAGCCtggaccctcccctccccctggtgtcggaccccttccccccccgccACGGTGGAGTttaccccctcacctccacaaTGATATCAGAAAACAAAGGGAAGACTTGAACTGTTGTGACGGAAACATCTTGCTCCGCAGGAACGGCAGTTGGTGCTCCAATGAACGGGGGGTGCGCATGCCAGAAGCCAGCCCATAATAACCACGTCgacaaccaccaccaacaccctcaGCACCGGTACACCTAACTCACCCCAGTAGAGTTGGTACAGTCCCAGTCCTGTTGGTACAGTCCCAGTCCTGGAGTAATTCGACTGCGGCTACGGCTGTTTTATTTTAGCGGCTCACGTCTGTTCTGATTCTCTGGGCAGGCCCCCGCCGGGCGACGGCCCCGCCAGACGGatggcgccccctggtggtgggaTGGGGGAGGTCAGCGTCATGACGTCATACCCCGCGGGGCTGCCGCAGGGGGACCGGACCCAGGAGATCAGACGGACCATCAGCCTGCCGGAGGAGTgcagtaagacacacacacacacacacacacacacacacacacacacacacacacacacacacacacacacacacacacacacacacacacacacacacactgagagagttACGTGAGCATGTTGTTTTTCTGtaatgtgtgcgtttgtgttctgttaagtgttttgtgtgtgtgtgtgtgtgtgtgtcctgtaaggtgtatgcctgtgtgtggtttgtttgtgtgtgaatgtgttaagtaatgtgtgtgtttgtgtgtgacagggAACGTCTTCATAACCTACTCCATAGACACTGCCAGGGACATGATTCCCTTCAGCAAGTTCCTCTCTGACCAGGGATTCAAACCTGCGGTATGTCCCCCAAAACCCtcaacccctgacccctgactaACCCtcaacccctgacccctgacccttaaCTTATCTAACTGTGTTCTGTGTTGACTCCAGATCGATATCTTTGATAATCCGGTCAGAAGGATGGACATCACCAGGTGGATGGACAGCTACCTGAACAATGTGAGCTACACACTGCTGGGGTCGGTTAGGGTCAGcgctgggttagggtcagggttgggttagggtcagggttaggttagggttaggttagggtcagggttaggttagggtcagggttaggttagggttaggttagggtcagggttaggttagggttaggttagggtcaaggttgggttatggttaggttagggtcagggttgggttagggtcagggttgggttagggttaggttagggtcagggttaggttagggtcagggttagggtcagggttgggttagggttaggttagggtcaaggttgggttagggttaggttagggtcagggttgggttagggttaggttagggtcagggttaggttagggtcagggttaggttagggtcagTTTAGCGGGTTGAGGTTTGAACTGACGTCTGTTTTGTTCCAGAAATCGGTGTTGATCATCGTGGTCATTAGCCCAAAATACAAGGAGGAcgtggagggggaaggggacgACGAGCACGGCCTCCACACCAAGTACATCCACAGCCAGGTGAGCTCCCCGAGCCCCTCCCActgagggccgggggggggggggctcagcagACAGTGCAGTGATGACCCTCTCTTCCTGCCTCAGATCCAGAATGAGTTCATCAGACAAGGCTCGCTGAACTTCAGACTGGTCCCGGTCCTCTTCCCCTCCGCCATCAAGGTGAGGGACAAGCATAGTGGCAGTGTTGTTACCATGGTGATATGAGGTTGCTATGATGACACTGTTGTTACTATGATGACAGTGTTGTTGCTATGGTGAATGttttgttgccatggtgattgaTGTTGCTATGGTGAAAGTTGTGTGGCTATTgttgcagtgatgttgctatGGTGAAAGTTGTGCTGCTATGGTGGCAGTGATGTTGCTATGGGGAACGTTTTGTTTCTATGGTTACAGTGATCTTGCTGTGTTGGCGTTGTTGTTGCTATGGTAAAAGTTTTGTTGCTATGGGTGACAGTCATGTTGCTATGGTGACGGTGTTCTTGCCGTGGGGACGGTGCTGTGTTGCAGAATAAGCATGTCCCCAGCTGGCTGCTGAACACCCGGGTCTACCGATGGCCTCAGGACACACAGGACCTCCTGCTACGCCTCCTCCGGGAGGAGCGCTACGTCACCCCCACCCTGGCCCGGGACCTCACC
This genomic interval carries:
- the LOC130374855 gene encoding probable G-protein coupled receptor 139, with translation MDSTSTAIFITVQKLYYPLLCILGIPANLVTFYLILVRRCGMSDSAVVYLSCLAVVDSLYLVWVILLDLTLHFWLLQPFWHSSPWCEVLTFLQHGALYSSSWVVVVFTVERYVVLSSTAAVRHLSRLRVPRITCVAVVMLSHLASVPMAWINAPTPVNFTVDGANVTLPRCRYRDEAYSTALVWVTSILSVGVPVVLLIIFNYLIGYHLSRAGRLFSREEQRVMSGRTTRSLVRRSILLLGTVSVAFVALSLPRFVTYCILRTVYNSPAFDRNDYALPINVAGDLANMLHNLNSTTNFLLYCMVSRRFRRELVALLSCRRAPGEPSSGPTNTSLGWGRAYTLPQPKDRPPGGPWVVADTNLDKNQADTNLDKNQADTNPDKNQADTNLDKNQADTNPDKNQD
- the traf3ip2a gene encoding E3 ubiquitin ligase TRAF3IP2, encoding MEPFKGFCLHRSIPVENDESMSMASGLEAAWLPSCQRCNDDDAPRARPRLPGDPRPRPQGSQVHHRVRGPPSWEDQHGGSSRLWPQESSVEEPRSLDPPLPLVSDPFPPRHGTAVGAPMNGGCACQKPAHNNHVDNHHQHPQHRPPPGDGPARRMAPPGGGMGEVSVMTSYPAGLPQGDRTQEIRRTISLPEECRNVFITYSIDTARDMIPFSKFLSDQGFKPAIDIFDNPVRRMDITRWMDSYLNNKSVLIIVVISPKYKEDVEGEGDDEHGLHTKYIHSQIQNEFIRQGSLNFRLVPVLFPSAIKNKHVPSWLLNTRVYRWPQDTQDLLLRLLREERYVTPTLARDLTLTVRPL